A portion of the Halogeometricum sp. S1BR25-6 genome contains these proteins:
- the hutG gene encoding formimidoylglutamase, translating into MTAEMDPAPEWTGTSADPNDEQFGHVVERTTLDSSDEYDAVLVGEPYDGAVIGRPGARGGPAAIREALAGVKTHHFDGGPVGTVADAGDVRVARGASSVRDVQESLRETTKELYEAGALPVFLGGDNSLTYPNVVPLVESASADGGRVGVVSLDAHLDCREVREGEGPTSGTPYRQLHDAGLETLCVVGARHFETSSIYADYLRERGGTVVTAESVAAGVDPTLERIRSAVADADSLYLSIDVDVLDAAAAPGVSAPTPGGLASRELFALVRGVAADERVRGFEVVECAPQLDPTPTGLTAATAARAVAHFFAGVAA; encoded by the coding sequence ATGACGGCGGAGATGGACCCCGCCCCTGAGTGGACCGGTACCTCCGCGGACCCGAACGACGAGCAGTTCGGCCACGTCGTCGAGCGGACGACGCTCGACTCCTCGGACGAGTACGACGCCGTCCTCGTCGGCGAACCCTACGACGGCGCGGTCATCGGCCGTCCCGGCGCGCGCGGCGGCCCCGCCGCCATCAGGGAGGCGCTCGCGGGGGTGAAGACCCACCACTTCGACGGCGGACCGGTCGGAACCGTCGCCGACGCGGGCGATGTTCGCGTCGCGCGCGGGGCTTCGTCGGTCCGCGACGTGCAGGAGTCGCTGCGAGAGACGACGAAGGAACTGTACGAGGCGGGAGCGCTCCCGGTGTTCCTCGGCGGCGACAACTCGCTCACCTACCCGAACGTCGTCCCCCTCGTCGAGTCCGCGAGCGCCGACGGCGGGCGCGTCGGCGTCGTCAGCCTCGACGCCCACCTCGACTGCCGCGAGGTGCGCGAGGGCGAGGGACCGACCAGCGGCACACCCTACCGACAACTCCACGACGCGGGGTTGGAGACGCTCTGCGTCGTCGGCGCGCGGCACTTCGAGACCAGTTCGATATACGCCGACTACCTCCGGGAGCGAGGCGGCACCGTCGTGACCGCCGAGTCCGTCGCGGCGGGCGTCGACCCGACCCTCGAACGGATTCGGAGCGCCGTCGCCGACGCGGACTCGCTGTATCTCAGCATCGACGTCGACGTGCTCGACGCGGCGGCCGCGCCGGGCGTCAGCGCGCCGACGCCGGGCGGTCTCGCGTCGAGAGAGCTGTTCGCTCTCGTCCGCGGCGTCGCCGCCGACGAACGGGTGCGAGGGTTCGAGGTGGTCGAGTGCGCGCCGCAGTTGGACCCGACGCCGACCGGCCTCACCGCCGCGACGGCCGCCCGCGCCGTCGCCCACTTCTTCGCGGGGGTGGCGGCGTGA
- the hutI gene encoding imidazolonepropionase, with amino-acid sequence MTDLLLTNAAEVVAYADHERLERVEDGAVVVEEGRVVAVGPTDEVLGDHPESGADEVLDCSGRAVVPGFVDPHTHALFAGDRSDEFEAKLRGKTYQEILADGGGILRTVDAVRESSTGELVENLVEQFDAMLAHGTTTVEVKSGYGLDAETELRMLEAIDRAAAAHPIRVVPTFMGAHAVPRGSDADDYVEEVVEEQIPAVAGQGIAEFCDVFCEEGVFDVEQSRRVLEAGREHGLTPKVHAEELSHLGGTGLAAEVGAASADHLLHATGDDIDALVDAGVTPVLLPGTAFGLGAEYADAEAFLARDAPVALATDLNPNCYSQSVPFAMTLGCVEMGLTPAQALGASTVNAARAVDRPDAGRLESGSPADLAILDAPSHVYLPYNFGVNSVDAVVVGGETVVEGGTVLDREVVA; translated from the coding sequence GTGACCGACCTCCTCCTGACGAACGCCGCGGAAGTCGTGGCGTACGCCGACCACGAGCGACTGGAACGAGTCGAGGACGGCGCCGTCGTCGTCGAGGAGGGTCGCGTCGTCGCCGTCGGTCCGACCGACGAGGTGCTCGGAGACCATCCCGAGAGCGGCGCCGACGAGGTGCTCGACTGTTCGGGACGAGCGGTCGTCCCGGGCTTCGTCGACCCGCACACGCACGCCCTGTTCGCCGGCGACCGCTCCGACGAGTTCGAGGCCAAGTTACGGGGGAAGACGTATCAGGAGATTCTCGCCGACGGCGGCGGCATCCTCCGGACCGTCGACGCGGTGCGGGAGTCCTCGACCGGCGAGTTGGTCGAGAATCTCGTCGAGCAGTTCGACGCGATGCTCGCGCACGGGACGACGACGGTGGAGGTGAAGTCGGGGTACGGCCTCGACGCGGAGACCGAACTCCGGATGCTGGAAGCGATAGACCGGGCGGCCGCGGCGCACCCGATTCGCGTCGTCCCGACGTTCATGGGCGCGCACGCCGTCCCGCGGGGCAGCGACGCCGACGACTACGTCGAGGAGGTCGTCGAAGAGCAGATTCCGGCCGTCGCGGGGCAGGGAATCGCGGAGTTCTGCGACGTCTTCTGCGAGGAGGGCGTCTTCGACGTCGAGCAGTCTCGACGAGTGCTGGAAGCCGGGAGGGAACACGGTTTGACCCCGAAAGTCCACGCCGAGGAGTTGAGCCACCTCGGCGGGACGGGACTGGCCGCCGAGGTGGGGGCCGCGAGCGCCGACCACCTCCTGCACGCGACGGGAGACGACATCGACGCCCTCGTCGACGCCGGCGTGACGCCCGTCCTCCTGCCAGGGACGGCGTTCGGCCTCGGCGCCGAGTACGCCGACGCCGAGGCGTTCCTCGCTCGCGACGCCCCCGTCGCACTCGCCACCGACTTGAACCCGAACTGCTACTCGCAGAGCGTGCCCTTCGCCATGACACTCGGGTGCGTCGAGATGGGACTGACGCCCGCGCAGGCGCTCGGCGCGTCGACGGTCAACGCCGCGCGCGCGGTGGACCGCCCCGACGCCGGCCGACTCGAATCCGGGTCGCCGGCCGACCTCGCAATTCTCGACGCCCCGAGCCACGTCTATCTCCCGTACAACTTCGGCGTGAACAGCGTGGACGCCGTCGTCGTCGGCGGAGAAACGGTCGTCGAGGGCGGAACGGTCCTCGACCGGGAGGTGGTCGCGTGA
- the hutH gene encoding histidine ammonia-lyase: MSDSRDAETVVVDGASLTPADVAAVARRGATVEISEDARAAVVASRERVEEIVESGRAAYGLNTGFGQLVDTRIEESEIERLQTNLLRSHASGAGRALDEEEVRAMLLTRLNALVKGYSGVRAVVVDHLATMLNERIHPVVRSRGSLGASGDLAPLAHLSLVLIGEGEATVDGERLSGADALATAGLTPLTLAPKEGLALINGTQLTTGVAALLVVDAERVCEAADAAGALTTEVTMGTTANCDPAVQRVRPHSGQAATAERIRRLTADSEIVESHANCDRVQDAYSIRCIPQVHGAVRDAVDHLREAVEVELNSATDNPLVFGAAEADSRATGTDDAVVISGGNFHGEPLALRLDYFVGALTELAAISERRVDRMVNPNLQEAHLPPFLTPEPGLNSGFMIPQYTAASLINEMRATGRPSTDNTPVSGGQEDHVSMSATSAFAAKSALENARTVVAVELLTGAQAAEFVDDSLTHGRGTSAAYELVREASPPVVEDRSLDGDMEAVAGLVADGTLSERLADALSDSPR; encoded by the coding sequence GTGAGCGATTCGCGCGACGCCGAGACGGTCGTCGTCGACGGCGCCTCGCTCACCCCCGCGGACGTGGCGGCGGTGGCCCGCCGCGGCGCGACGGTCGAGATAAGCGAGGACGCGCGGGCGGCCGTCGTCGCCTCGCGCGAACGCGTCGAGGAAATCGTTGAGAGCGGACGGGCCGCGTACGGACTGAACACGGGGTTCGGCCAACTCGTCGACACCCGCATCGAGGAGTCGGAGATAGAACGCCTCCAGACCAACCTCCTGCGGAGCCACGCCTCCGGCGCCGGCCGCGCCCTCGACGAGGAGGAGGTGCGGGCGATGCTGCTGACGCGGCTGAACGCCCTCGTCAAGGGCTACTCCGGGGTCAGAGCGGTCGTCGTCGACCACCTCGCGACGATGCTGAACGAGCGGATACACCCCGTCGTGCGGTCGCGCGGGAGCCTCGGCGCCTCGGGCGACTTGGCGCCGCTGGCGCACCTCTCTCTCGTGCTCATCGGCGAGGGTGAGGCCACCGTCGACGGCGAACGCCTCTCGGGGGCGGACGCGCTGGCGACGGCGGGGCTGACGCCGCTGACGCTGGCTCCCAAGGAGGGACTGGCGCTCATCAACGGGACGCAGTTGACGACGGGCGTCGCCGCCTTGCTCGTCGTCGACGCCGAACGGGTCTGCGAGGCCGCCGACGCCGCCGGCGCCCTCACCACGGAGGTGACGATGGGGACGACGGCGAACTGCGACCCGGCCGTCCAGCGCGTCCGCCCGCATTCCGGGCAGGCCGCGACGGCCGAGCGAATCAGGAGACTCACCGCCGACTCCGAAATCGTCGAGTCGCACGCGAACTGCGACCGGGTGCAGGACGCCTACTCGATTCGATGCATCCCGCAAGTCCACGGCGCGGTGCGCGACGCCGTCGACCACCTCCGCGAGGCCGTCGAAGTCGAACTCAACAGCGCCACCGACAACCCGCTGGTCTTCGGTGCGGCGGAGGCCGACAGCCGAGCGACCGGAACGGACGACGCGGTGGTCATCTCCGGCGGCAACTTCCACGGCGAACCGCTGGCGCTCCGTCTCGACTACTTCGTCGGCGCGCTCACGGAACTCGCGGCCATCTCCGAACGACGGGTCGACCGAATGGTGAACCCCAACCTCCAGGAGGCGCACCTGCCGCCGTTTCTCACCCCCGAACCCGGTCTCAACTCGGGGTTCATGATTCCCCAGTACACCGCCGCCTCGCTGATAAACGAGATGCGCGCCACCGGGCGGCCGTCGACGGACAACACGCCCGTCAGCGGCGGACAGGAGGACCACGTGAGCATGAGCGCCACGAGCGCCTTCGCCGCCAAGTCGGCACTGGAGAACGCCCGGACCGTCGTCGCCGTCGAACTGCTCACCGGCGCGCAGGCCGCGGAGTTCGTCGACGACTCTTTGACGCACGGCCGCGGGACGAGCGCCGCCTACGAACTCGTCCGCGAGGCGTCGCCGCCGGTGGTCGAAGACCGGAGCCTCGACGGCGACATGGAGGCCGTCGCCGGCCTCGTCGCCGACGGAACGCTGTCCGAACGCCTCGCCGACGCCCTCTCGGACTCGCCCCGGTAG